The Euphorbia lathyris chromosome 2, ddEupLath1.1, whole genome shotgun sequence genome includes a window with the following:
- the LOC136218368 gene encoding auxin response factor 23-like isoform X1: protein MGKGNVINQSEGRTINNHFPNNRHVGEDNLSTELWRSCAGPFVNVPKAGDMVFYLPQAHMEQVEACMNQDGQMEMPVYNLPYSILCKVLSVELKAEAATDEVFAQIALIPVAKQNGLSSMEDGNSLSSHRKTYAKSFSKKLTSSDTSTHGGFSVLKRHAEECLPPLDMSRDPPEQKLIAKDLHGTEWCFRHVFRGNPKRHLLTTGWSKFVTSRKLIAGDTLIFLRGNNGELRIGVRRAMKLQNNASTTVISASCMRHGILAAAFHAITTGTMFIVYYRPWTSPTEFIIPFDQYIKSAEINYSVGTRITMLFEGEECQEQEQRIERCEGTIVAIEDVDHARWPNSEWRSLKVEWNDNSDGIERPERVSPWNIEPIEPVERKHSSPLHPSKRARLVDASLPGFPSVAEDGLLHGLVENAAQYHLEVFQGQERDTGMDELGTLIPPIIPYLVPPNPDSDNNPLESGDQLCFPVHGPIYPCPNGTVLFSGGNITLFGLSNNLYPPLSSYENAIGSKNLPVLNASSYCSGSPDQRTLERKDANEIPHAPPCMVFGVNFNPPELPSPQVFSDHDSHDSVPPMSPSSVSQPLKSSSGPNSVHQYENSPRRSTNLHCIKVFKYGSAGRSVDLTRFDGYVALKCQLDQMFEFNGSLVDGNSGWQVTYSDKDGDTMLIGDYPWQDFLCSVRRMFICRKEDIGKLISCSPIRMPLE from the exons ATGGGTAAGGGAAACGTTATCAATCAATCGGAGGGAAGAACAATCAACAATCACTTCCCTAACAACCGCCATG TTGGCGAGGACAACCTATCCACTGAACTTTGGCGGTCTTGTGCTGGTCCCTTCGTTAACGTTCCCAAGGCTGGCGATATGGTTTTCTACTTGCCACAAGCTCACATGGAACAG GTTGAGGCATGCATGAACCAAGATGGTCAAATGGAAATGCCTGTGTATAACTTACCTTACAGTATCCTCTGCAAGGTTCTAAGCGTGGAATTAAAG GCTGAAGCTGCAACAGATGAAGTCTTTGCCCAAATAGCTCTGATTCCAGTGGCAAAG CAAAATGGGCTGAGCTCAATGGAGGATGGAAATTCCCTATCTTCACATCGCAAAACATATGCAAAATCCTTTAGCAAAAAACTCACATCTTCTGACACAAGTACACATGGTGGATTCTCTGTACTAAAGAGACATGCTGAAGAGTGCCTTCCACCCTTG GATATGTCTCGAGATCCTCCAGAACAGAAACTCATCGCAAAAGACTTGCACGGTACAGAGTGGTGCTTTCGTCATGTCTTCCGCG GTAACCCAAAGAGACACTTACTTACTACTGGTTGGAGCAAATTCGTGACCTCAAGGAAACTAATTGCTGGGGATACGTTGATATTTCTTAG GGGAAACAACGGAGAGCTTCGGATCGGCGTTCGTCGAGCTATGAAGCTACAGAATAATGCATCAACCACTGTAATCTCAGCCAGTTGCATGCGACATGGAATATTGGCAGCAGCTTTTCATGCTATTACTACTGGAACCATGTTTATTGTCTACTATCGTCCTTG GACAAGTCCCACAGAATTTATCATTCCTTTTGAtcaatatattaagtcagcagaAATAAATTATTCTGTTGGGACAAGGATCACAATGCTGTTTGAAGGGGAAGAATGTCAAGAACAAGAACAGAG GATTGAAAGATGTGAAGGCACAATTGTGGCCATTGAAGATGTTGATCACGCTCGGTGGCCCAATTCAGAATGGAGAAGTCTCAAG GTGGAATGGAATGACAACtcagatggaatagaacgtccAGAAAGAGTTTCTCCTTGGAACATTGAACCTATAGAACCTGTAGAAAGGAAGCACAGTTCTCCCCTACATCCATCAAAGCGAGCACGCCTAGTAGACGCATCATTGCCAGGGTTTCCAAGTGTGGCCGAAGATG GCTTACTGCATGGTCTGGTTGAGAATGCAGCCCAATATCACTTGGAGGTCTTTCAAGGTCAAGAAAGGGACACGGGTATGGACGAATTGGGTACACTTATACCACCAATAATACCATATTTAGTTCCCCCAAATCCTGATTCAGACAACAATCCATTGGAATCAGGTGATCAGCTGTGCTTTCCAGTGCATGGCCCAATTTATCCGTGTCCCAATGGTACAGTACTTTTTTCTGGTGGAAACATAACATTGTTCGGTCTTTCTAATAATTTGTATCCTCCCCTGAGCTCTTATGAAAATGCCATAGGAAGCAAAAACTTGCCAGTTTTGAATGCAAGTTCTTACTGTTCTGGGTCTCCGGACCAGAGAACTTTGGAACGGAAGGATGCAAATGAAATCCCACATGCACCGCCCTGCATGGTTTTCGGAGTCAATTTTAATCCACCGGAGCTCCCTTCACCACAAGTTTTTAGTGATCATGACAGTCATGATTCTGTCCCTCCAATGTCTCCGTCCAGCGTCTCTCAGCCATTGAAGAGTTCATCTGGCCCCAATTCAGTTCATCAATACGAGAACAGCCCTCGTCGTTCCACCAACTTACACTGCATCAAG GTGTTCAAATATGGATCTGCTGGAAGATCAGTTGATCTCACGAGATTTGATGGGTATGTTGCACTCAAATGCCAACTCGATCAGATGTTCGAATTCAATGGAAGTTTAGTTGATGGGAATAGCGGGTGGCAGGTAACGTACAGCGATAAGGATGGAGACACCATGCTCATAGGTGATTATCCATGGCA GGATTTTCTATGTAGCGTCCGAAGGATGTTCATCTGCCGAAAGGAAGATATTGGGAAGCTGATTTCATGCTCACCAATTCGAATGCCTTTAGAATGA
- the LOC136218368 gene encoding auxin response factor 24-like isoform X2 — protein MGKGNVINQSEGRTINNHFPNNRHVGEDNLSTELWRSCAGPFVNVPKAGDMVFYLPQAHMEQVEACMNQDGQMEMPVYNLPYSILCKVLSVELKAEAATDEVFAQIALIPVAKQNGLSSMEDGNSLSSHRKTYAKSFSKKLTSSDTSTHGGFSVLKRHAEECLPPLDMSRDPPEQKLIAKDLHGTEWCFRHVFRGNPKRHLLTTGWSKFVTSRKLIAGDTLIFLRGNNGELRIGVRRAMKLQNNASTTVISASCMRHGILAAAFHAITTGTMFIVYYRPWTSPTEFIIPFDQYIKSAEINYSVGTRITMLFEGEECQEQEQRIERCEGTIVAIEDVDHARWPNSEWRSLKVEWNDNSDGIERPERVSPWNIEPIEPVERKHSSPLHPSKRARLVDASLPGFPSVAEDGLLHGLVENAAQYHLEVFQGQERDTGMDELGTLIPPIIPYLVPPNPDSDNNPLESGDQLCFPVHGPIYPCPNGSKNLPVLNASSYCSGSPDQRTLERKDANEIPHAPPCMVFGVNFNPPELPSPQVFSDHDSHDSVPPMSPSSVSQPLKSSSGPNSVHQYENSPRRSTNLHCIKVFKYGSAGRSVDLTRFDGYVALKCQLDQMFEFNGSLVDGNSGWQVTYSDKDGDTMLIGDYPWQDFLCSVRRMFICRKEDIGKLISCSPIRMPLE, from the exons ATGGGTAAGGGAAACGTTATCAATCAATCGGAGGGAAGAACAATCAACAATCACTTCCCTAACAACCGCCATG TTGGCGAGGACAACCTATCCACTGAACTTTGGCGGTCTTGTGCTGGTCCCTTCGTTAACGTTCCCAAGGCTGGCGATATGGTTTTCTACTTGCCACAAGCTCACATGGAACAG GTTGAGGCATGCATGAACCAAGATGGTCAAATGGAAATGCCTGTGTATAACTTACCTTACAGTATCCTCTGCAAGGTTCTAAGCGTGGAATTAAAG GCTGAAGCTGCAACAGATGAAGTCTTTGCCCAAATAGCTCTGATTCCAGTGGCAAAG CAAAATGGGCTGAGCTCAATGGAGGATGGAAATTCCCTATCTTCACATCGCAAAACATATGCAAAATCCTTTAGCAAAAAACTCACATCTTCTGACACAAGTACACATGGTGGATTCTCTGTACTAAAGAGACATGCTGAAGAGTGCCTTCCACCCTTG GATATGTCTCGAGATCCTCCAGAACAGAAACTCATCGCAAAAGACTTGCACGGTACAGAGTGGTGCTTTCGTCATGTCTTCCGCG GTAACCCAAAGAGACACTTACTTACTACTGGTTGGAGCAAATTCGTGACCTCAAGGAAACTAATTGCTGGGGATACGTTGATATTTCTTAG GGGAAACAACGGAGAGCTTCGGATCGGCGTTCGTCGAGCTATGAAGCTACAGAATAATGCATCAACCACTGTAATCTCAGCCAGTTGCATGCGACATGGAATATTGGCAGCAGCTTTTCATGCTATTACTACTGGAACCATGTTTATTGTCTACTATCGTCCTTG GACAAGTCCCACAGAATTTATCATTCCTTTTGAtcaatatattaagtcagcagaAATAAATTATTCTGTTGGGACAAGGATCACAATGCTGTTTGAAGGGGAAGAATGTCAAGAACAAGAACAGAG GATTGAAAGATGTGAAGGCACAATTGTGGCCATTGAAGATGTTGATCACGCTCGGTGGCCCAATTCAGAATGGAGAAGTCTCAAG GTGGAATGGAATGACAACtcagatggaatagaacgtccAGAAAGAGTTTCTCCTTGGAACATTGAACCTATAGAACCTGTAGAAAGGAAGCACAGTTCTCCCCTACATCCATCAAAGCGAGCACGCCTAGTAGACGCATCATTGCCAGGGTTTCCAAGTGTGGCCGAAGATG GCTTACTGCATGGTCTGGTTGAGAATGCAGCCCAATATCACTTGGAGGTCTTTCAAGGTCAAGAAAGGGACACGGGTATGGACGAATTGGGTACACTTATACCACCAATAATACCATATTTAGTTCCCCCAAATCCTGATTCAGACAACAATCCATTGGAATCAGGTGATCAGCTGTGCTTTCCAGTGCATGGCCCAATTTATCCGTGTCCCAATG GAAGCAAAAACTTGCCAGTTTTGAATGCAAGTTCTTACTGTTCTGGGTCTCCGGACCAGAGAACTTTGGAACGGAAGGATGCAAATGAAATCCCACATGCACCGCCCTGCATGGTTTTCGGAGTCAATTTTAATCCACCGGAGCTCCCTTCACCACAAGTTTTTAGTGATCATGACAGTCATGATTCTGTCCCTCCAATGTCTCCGTCCAGCGTCTCTCAGCCATTGAAGAGTTCATCTGGCCCCAATTCAGTTCATCAATACGAGAACAGCCCTCGTCGTTCCACCAACTTACACTGCATCAAG GTGTTCAAATATGGATCTGCTGGAAGATCAGTTGATCTCACGAGATTTGATGGGTATGTTGCACTCAAATGCCAACTCGATCAGATGTTCGAATTCAATGGAAGTTTAGTTGATGGGAATAGCGGGTGGCAGGTAACGTACAGCGATAAGGATGGAGACACCATGCTCATAGGTGATTATCCATGGCA GGATTTTCTATGTAGCGTCCGAAGGATGTTCATCTGCCGAAAGGAAGATATTGGGAAGCTGATTTCATGCTCACCAATTCGAATGCCTTTAGAATGA